A stretch of DNA from Patescibacteria group bacterium:
AATAAAAGGCGCCTATGTTTGGGGATACAAGCTTACCGCCAGCTCGCGGGCGTTTATGTTTTTAATTGACGGGTTTAAAATTGCTTACCTGGGAAAAACCAACCAAGTCTTAAGTGACGATTTAGCAGGCGAATTTTCCGAGGCCGATATTGCCATTCTTCCTATTGAATGCGAGGGTTGTTTGGACGCCGAAGGAGCCACCGAGGTGGTCAGCCAAATTGAACCTAAAATTGTTATTCCCTCCTATTATAAAACTTCCGAGGCGCCAAAAAAGTTTGTTGATGCCATGGGAAAAATTAAAACTTTGGAACTGGACAAACTGTCTCTAAAATCGCCCAGCGATTTGCCCAAGGAAACAGAGCTTGTAATTATTAAGTGAGATTATAAATTAGAGGGTTTCATTCTGTTCCTTCTGCTCCATCTCAACCCTCTAATCCCTCATTTATGCAAAAGCCCTTACCAATTATAAAAGACGCTTACGACTATGCCAAATCTACCCGGGGCAACATTACTCACGCCAAAGAAACCGTAAAAGTTTTAACCCAAAACGAAATAACTGACCCGCCAACCATTGTGACTGCCATTTTGCACGACTGCCTGTATTACGGCAAAGGAAAACTTTCCGAGATTAAAAGTTTTTTTGGAAACGATGTGGCAAACATGGTTGTGGCTCTATCTAGGATTGAAAGAATTCACCTAACTCCAAACGACCCTAAAAATCACGAAAAAATTCGTCGTGTTATTATGTCGCTATCTTCTAATTATAGAGTCTTTTTGATCAAAATCTCTTGCCGGTTAGCAAGACTTCGAGCGTGTGGAAAATCCAAAACCCCCGAGTGTTTGTTGGTAGCAAAACAAGCCTTGTCGATTGATGCCCCACTTGCCAAGGCATCATCGTTAAAAAACATTGCGGGAGAGTTAAACGATTTGGGATTTAAAATCTCCGAACCCTTAAAGTATAAACAATTGAAAAATCTTATTCTTGATAAGGAAGTTTTTTTAAAAGAACGACTTTTGGGCGTGAAGAACAAATTAGAGTTGCTAATGGAACAAGCAAGCGTTTCGGCAGCCATTTCTTTTCGTAAAAAATCCCCCTACTCCACCCATCTTAAAATTTTAAAATACCTAGAAAAACGCAAGATTAAAGAGTACGGCGTTGAGAAAATCCATGATCTTATAGGTTTAAGAATAATTGTCAGAACCGAAAAAGATTGCTACAAAGCGCTGGATGCAGTACAAAAAAATTGGGGGGTGGAAATTAGCGAATTTGATGACTACATTGCCCGCCCCAAACCCAACGGCTACAAATCTATTCATACAATTATAAAAGTGGGACAGGCGATGTATTGCGAAATTCAAATTGTAACCACAAAAATGGAAGAATTTAATAATTTTGGAGGGGCATCTCACTTAGGTTACAAAAATCCCAATTGGGTTAAGACATATATAAACAAGTTTGTTTCTGACGAAATTAAAAGCGGTGATAAAACCTCCAATTTTAATCCCTTTTCCAAAACTATTTTCACCTTTACCCCAACAGGAGACATTATAGAATTGCCAGCAGGCGCAACTTGTGTTGATTTTGCCTACAAAATTCACACCGATTTAGGTAACAGGTGCGAGGGGGCATTGGTTAATGGAATAATCAAAAAACTAGAATACGAGTTGCAAAATGGTGACGAGGTAAAAATAATCCCCTCAAAAAGAAGGCCTTCTCCAATTGCCAAATGGATTGACTTTGTCAAAACCCCCGAAGCCAAAAAGCAAATTCGCCACTACAGCAACATATTATCGGGTACTACCCGATTCGGGTAGTACCCGAATTTTTCCTATTCTAACAACAAATTATCGATGTAGGGTTTTTTGATGTCACTGTCGCCATCCAAGGGATCTATGTAAGACTCCACAAAGTCTTTATATCTTGCAACAGTCATATCGCCCAACACCTCGTCCCAACAAAGCCAACCTTCTTTTATATTTTTATTTATGTAGTAGTAGCTAGAAAATCTATAATCTTTAAGGGAATCTTTGCTCACCATTTCCAAAGGATTTAAATGGATATAGCGAGCAAGATGTAAAAACTGCTCCCCTGTTGTAATCGGGACTGCTTTATAAATCGCTTGGTAAAGTTTACCTACACGATCATTTTTTTCATTAAAATAATTAGTGTAGTTAGTACAAATCTTTTTTGTAAGATCTGTTAATCCCTCCTTTTTCTTTAATTTGACGAGCAGGTGGTAATGGTTAGGCATAAGACAAAACGCTAAAAGTGAGATTTTATCGTAAGAATAATTCGGGGTTACAAATATTGACTGTTTCGTCTTAGGATCTTTGCGTTCTAAAACAAAACCAGGCTCTAAATAACGCCTTAAATTATTAATAAAAACATGGTAATCCTCCGAATCTTGAAATATTACTCTTCGTTCTACCCCTCGGTTATAAACATGGTAATACGCACCTTCCGCAAAAACTTTATAGATGTTCCTTGATGGCATAGTTACAACATTAATATCCTATTTAGCAGAAGTCAATACCTAAAGCAAATATTCGGGTAGTACCCGAATCGGGTACTACCTTATAGCTAAAGCGCTAAATAGCCCTTTTATGCAAAACATTGTTGTAGTAAACTTACATTATGGATCAAAGTACAACCCAAACCTTAAAAGGCTTTAGGGATTTTTTACCCGAAAAAATGCGGGTGCGCAACTGCGTCCAAAAAATTCTGCAGGAGTCGTTTGAGGAATTTGGTTTTGAGCCTTTGCAAACGCCCTCTTTAGAATATGCCGAAACCTTGTTAAAAAAATACTCCGCTGAAAACGACAAGGAGACTTATATTTTTGAAGATTTGGGGAAAAGAAAGGTCGGTTTAATCTACGACTTGACTGTCCCCGTCGCAAGAGTGTTATCACAAGTTGACAATAATATTGTGATGCCGTTTAAACGCTATCAAATTCAACGCTGTTACCGCGCCGAAAAACCCCAAAGGGGTAGATTTCGCGAATTTGTCCAGTGTGATATTGATATTTTTGGAGTGACTTCGGAACTTGCCGATGCCGAAGTCTTGGCTTGCGGTTATAAAGCCACCCAAAAACTAGGATTTACTAATTTTTCTTTTTTGATTAATGATCGTAATACACTTTTTGAGATTTTGCAAAAAGCCGGTGTTTCCGAACCCAATAAACAACTTTCGGTTCTGCGCTCGCTAGATAAGTTAGAAAAGATCGGGCAAAAGGCGGTCTCCCGAGAGTTGGCATCAAAAAGATTCCCCACAGCCCAAACAGCCCTAATTTTTTCCCTTATCTCCCAGAGCAAACCCTCGGAAAACTTGATTAACATTACAAACTATGCGGTAGCTTTAGGCGTACCTAAAGAAAAACTGATCTTCTCCCCTACTCTTTCGCGCGGAGCGGATTATTATACTGGCATGGTGGTCGAAGGAGTGGTTACTGAACCCAAAATTGGTTCAATTTTGGGAGGCGGCAGATACGATAAATTAATTGAATCTTTTGGTGGCAAACCAACCCCGGCAACGGGAATTAGTTTTGGTTTTGAACGCGTTTGCGAGGTGGTGGAAGAACTCGATCTTTTAAAAAATGTCATTAATGCTTATCCCGCCAAGGTCTTGATTTGCCCCATTCTTAACAATCCTCAAGATCTCTTACCCGCCACAATGCGCGAAGCGCTTTGGGTGGGCCAAACTCTTAGACAAAATAACATCCCAACAGATATATTTTTAAAACCCCAAGACTCGTTGGCTAAACAAATAAAATACGCCAATGCTAAAAATATTCCTTATATTATGGTAATTGGATCAGATGAGGTGGAAAAAAATGTGGTATCGTTAAAAAATTTAGCCACTCGCGAGCAACAGTCGTTACCTTTAAAACAAGCTATTAAATTCATAAATCTCCCCGCCTGCCACACCAAAAGTTGTCATTGCTGACTTCTCGTGATGCAACAAGCGGGGCGAAACGGTCAACTACCCACGAGTCACGAAGAATCAGCGTCTGTCAAGAAGAAAGATGTTGACCCTACATTTGTCATCAAACTTCCCCATCTTTCCCAGGACATCGGCTCTGATTTGGT
This window harbors:
- a CDS encoding MBL fold metallo-hydrolase; this translates as MQIYNLGYSCFKIKGAKCDILCNPYNPKEIGLSYPSKQTADIVAVSSSKENFLERIDPGYFLINMPGEYEIKGAYVWGYKLTASSRAFMFLIDGFKIAYLGKTNQVLSDDLAGEFSEADIAILPIECEGCLDAEGATEVVSQIEPKIVIPSYYKTSEAPKKFVDAMGKIKTLELDKLSLKSPSDLPKETELVIIK
- a CDS encoding TGS domain-containing protein; its protein translation is MQKPLPIIKDAYDYAKSTRGNITHAKETVKVLTQNEITDPPTIVTAILHDCLYYGKGKLSEIKSFFGNDVANMVVALSRIERIHLTPNDPKNHEKIRRVIMSLSSNYRVFLIKISCRLARLRACGKSKTPECLLVAKQALSIDAPLAKASSLKNIAGELNDLGFKISEPLKYKQLKNLILDKEVFLKERLLGVKNKLELLMEQASVSAAISFRKKSPYSTHLKILKYLEKRKIKEYGVEKIHDLIGLRIIVRTEKDCYKALDAVQKNWGVEISEFDDYIARPKPNGYKSIHTIIKVGQAMYCEIQIVTTKMEEFNNFGGASHLGYKNPNWVKTYINKFVSDEIKSGDKTSNFNPFSKTIFTFTPTGDIIELPAGATCVDFAYKIHTDLGNRCEGALVNGIIKKLEYELQNGDEVKIIPSKRRPSPIAKWIDFVKTPEAKKQIRHYSNILSGTTRFG
- a CDS encoding transposase, with product MPSRNIYKVFAEGAYYHVYNRGVERRVIFQDSEDYHVFINNLRRYLEPGFVLERKDPKTKQSIFVTPNYSYDKISLLAFCLMPNHYHLLVKLKKKEGLTDLTKKICTNYTNYFNEKNDRVGKLYQAIYKAVPITTGEQFLHLARYIHLNPLEMVSKDSLKDYRFSSYYYINKNIKEGWLCWDEVLGDMTVARYKDFVESYIDPLDGDSDIKKPYIDNLLLE
- the hisS gene encoding histidine--tRNA ligase, with translation MDQSTTQTLKGFRDFLPEKMRVRNCVQKILQESFEEFGFEPLQTPSLEYAETLLKKYSAENDKETYIFEDLGKRKVGLIYDLTVPVARVLSQVDNNIVMPFKRYQIQRCYRAEKPQRGRFREFVQCDIDIFGVTSELADAEVLACGYKATQKLGFTNFSFLINDRNTLFEILQKAGVSEPNKQLSVLRSLDKLEKIGQKAVSRELASKRFPTAQTALIFSLISQSKPSENLINITNYAVALGVPKEKLIFSPTLSRGADYYTGMVVEGVVTEPKIGSILGGGRYDKLIESFGGKPTPATGISFGFERVCEVVEELDLLKNVINAYPAKVLICPILNNPQDLLPATMREALWVGQTLRQNNIPTDIFLKPQDSLAKQIKYANAKNIPYIMVIGSDEVEKNVVSLKNLATREQQSLPLKQAIKFINLPACHTKSCHC